A part of Amycolatopsis lurida genomic DNA contains:
- a CDS encoding serine hydrolase domain-containing protein yields MLASTELALLRRLAHEQSSCRAPSIVAAVVRDGELAWSGGRGRVDGETPGADTQYRLGSITKTLVATAVMRLRDEGKLDLNDPLEQHLPGTAFGSATIAQLLSHTSGLTAESPGSWWERTVGADWDALVESLKDGATRLRPGSKFHYSNVGYGVLGELVARHRGQSWLDVVRAEILGPLGMTRTSPHPEGAHASGFAVHPFADLLMPEPSPDAGAMAPAGQLWSTITDLARWTSFLGGHTGGVLSEQTVAEMREMVTVDDGDAWTTGFGLGVMLVRTEGRRLAGHTGSMPGFLACSLVDANAGIGALVLTNSTAGVGITQLCLDLMKLTEQHEPAMPAEWQPSTVDPKLLELTGLWHWGPTPYHLRLLPGGLFSLAPTDGPGRASRFAPVGEDTWVGLDAYYAGETLRVGRDSAGKPNHLDLATFIFSRTPFDPAAPIPGGVDAEGWR; encoded by the coding sequence ATGCTTGCCTCGACCGAATTGGCGCTGCTACGCCGCCTCGCGCACGAGCAATCCTCGTGCCGCGCCCCGTCCATCGTCGCCGCCGTCGTCCGCGACGGGGAACTCGCCTGGTCCGGAGGGCGCGGACGCGTCGACGGCGAGACACCCGGCGCCGACACGCAGTACCGGCTCGGCTCGATCACCAAGACACTCGTCGCGACGGCGGTCATGCGGCTGCGTGACGAAGGCAAGCTCGACCTGAACGACCCGCTGGAGCAGCATCTGCCGGGCACCGCGTTCGGCTCGGCCACCATCGCGCAGCTGCTGTCGCACACCTCCGGGCTGACCGCGGAATCGCCCGGCTCCTGGTGGGAGCGCACGGTCGGCGCCGACTGGGACGCGCTCGTCGAGAGCCTCAAGGACGGCGCGACTCGGCTGCGGCCGGGCAGCAAGTTCCATTACAGCAACGTCGGCTACGGCGTGCTCGGCGAGCTGGTCGCCCGCCACCGCGGTCAGTCGTGGCTCGACGTCGTCCGCGCCGAGATCCTCGGCCCGCTCGGCATGACCCGGACGTCGCCGCATCCCGAAGGCGCGCACGCGAGCGGATTCGCGGTGCACCCCTTCGCCGATCTCCTCATGCCGGAGCCGTCACCGGACGCGGGCGCGATGGCACCCGCCGGGCAGCTGTGGTCGACGATCACCGACCTCGCCCGCTGGACGTCGTTCCTCGGCGGCCACACCGGCGGAGTGCTCAGCGAGCAGACCGTCGCGGAGATGCGCGAAATGGTCACCGTGGACGACGGCGACGCCTGGACCACCGGGTTCGGCCTCGGTGTCATGCTGGTCCGCACGGAAGGCAGGCGGCTGGCCGGGCACACCGGGTCGATGCCGGGGTTCCTCGCCTGCTCGCTGGTCGACGCGAACGCGGGCATCGGCGCGCTGGTGCTGACGAACTCGACGGCGGGCGTCGGCATCACGCAGCTCTGCCTCGACCTGATGAAGCTGACCGAACAGCACGAGCCCGCCATGCCCGCCGAGTGGCAACCGTCCACTGTGGACCCGAAGCTGCTGGAGCTGACGGGATTGTGGCACTGGGGGCCGACGCCGTACCACCTGCGCCTGCTCCCGGGCGGCCTGTTCTCCCTCGCGCCGACCGACGGCCCCGGGCGCGCGTCACGGTTCGCGCCGGTGGGCGAGGACACCTGGGTCGGGCTCGACGCCTACTACGCGGGCGAAACGCTGCGAGTCGGGCGGGACTCGGCAGGGAAGCCGAACCACCTCGACTTGGCGACGTTCATCTTCTCGCGGACCCCGTTCGACCCGGCCGCGCCCATCCCCGGCGGCGTCGACGCCGAGGGCTGGCGCTAA
- a CDS encoding response regulator, with protein sequence MITIMLVDDHPVVREGLRGMLEAEPDLSVVGEAGSGDEAVALSRVKQPDVILMDLRMPGLDGVGATRKILADRPDQRVVVLTTYETDADILRAVEAGASGYLLKDASRAELAGAIRAASRGETVLAPSVAGKLVNRVRNPTTSPLSAREIEVLRLVAGGSTNAEIGRTLHISEATVKTHLLRAFGKLDVSDRTAAVTTAMRLGLLG encoded by the coding sequence GTGATCACGATCATGCTGGTCGACGATCACCCCGTGGTGCGGGAGGGCCTGCGCGGCATGCTGGAGGCCGAGCCGGACCTGAGCGTCGTCGGCGAAGCGGGCTCGGGCGACGAGGCCGTCGCGCTGAGCCGGGTCAAGCAGCCGGACGTGATCCTGATGGACCTGCGGATGCCCGGCCTCGACGGCGTCGGGGCGACCAGGAAGATCCTCGCCGACCGGCCTGATCAGCGCGTGGTCGTGCTCACCACCTACGAGACGGACGCGGACATCCTGCGCGCGGTCGAAGCGGGCGCCTCCGGGTACCTGCTGAAGGACGCTTCGCGTGCGGAGCTCGCCGGTGCGATCCGTGCCGCATCACGCGGTGAGACGGTGTTGGCACCTTCGGTGGCCGGGAAGCTGGTGAACCGCGTGCGCAACCCGACGACATCGCCGTTGTCGGCGCGCGAGATCGAAGTACTCCGGCTGGTGGCCGGGGGAAGCACGAACGCCGAGATCGGCCGGACGCTCCACATCAGCGAGGCGACGGTCAAGACCCACCTGCTGCGCGCGTTCGGCAAACTGGACGTTTCGGACCGCACGGCCGCTGTGACCACCGCTATGCGACTGGGCCTGCTCGGGTAG
- a CDS encoding sensor histidine kinase has product MNAWERFYWLWEVLFGVTFVATTALVLLDDGATTGKTVALLCLAGLGVTYLVRGRRLIKGPDYDHTPWLFAGVMMLFTLGAVFASGNSSFVLFLVCPVLYMTMPTKAASILTTAAVLSSPASLLVRGGLDEQPVMLPMTAILIIFSLLAGRYTTQIIQQSKSRAALIEQLKASQAEVSRLSREAGTAAERERMAREIHDTLAQGFTSIVTLAQAIESEMDTDPKAARRHLALAARTARENLAEARAMVAAQAPSALAAASLEEALRRQAERLTEETGIEASIEVDGPLPALPMATEVVLLRGAQEALSNIRKHSRATSAALRLSTMDGRVHLAVTDDGAGFDPAAPTGGFGLSGMRARTDQVGGIVRLTSRPGAGTKLELEVPA; this is encoded by the coding sequence GTGAACGCCTGGGAGCGGTTCTACTGGCTCTGGGAAGTCCTGTTCGGGGTCACCTTCGTCGCGACGACGGCCTTGGTACTGCTCGACGACGGGGCGACGACGGGCAAAACGGTCGCGCTCCTGTGCCTGGCCGGGCTCGGCGTGACCTACCTGGTCCGAGGACGCCGCCTCATCAAGGGCCCGGATTACGACCACACGCCATGGTTGTTCGCCGGGGTGATGATGCTCTTCACGCTGGGGGCCGTGTTCGCGTCGGGCAACTCGAGCTTCGTCCTCTTCCTGGTCTGCCCCGTGCTGTACATGACGATGCCGACGAAGGCCGCGTCGATCCTCACCACCGCGGCGGTGCTCTCGAGCCCGGCTTCCCTGCTCGTGCGGGGCGGGCTCGACGAACAGCCGGTCATGCTGCCGATGACGGCGATTCTGATCATCTTCAGCCTCCTCGCCGGCCGCTACACCACCCAGATCATCCAGCAGAGCAAGAGCAGGGCGGCGCTGATCGAACAGCTGAAGGCCAGTCAGGCGGAGGTTTCCCGGCTCTCGCGGGAGGCGGGAACGGCCGCCGAACGCGAGCGCATGGCCCGCGAGATCCACGACACGCTCGCTCAGGGCTTCACAAGCATCGTGACCCTGGCCCAGGCGATCGAGTCCGAAATGGACACCGACCCAAAGGCGGCCCGCCGTCACCTGGCACTCGCGGCCCGGACGGCCCGGGAGAACCTGGCGGAGGCGCGGGCGATGGTCGCGGCGCAGGCACCGTCGGCGCTCGCCGCCGCTTCGCTGGAAGAAGCGTTGCGCCGTCAGGCGGAACGGCTGACCGAGGAGACCGGTATCGAGGCGTCGATCGAGGTCGACGGCCCGCTGCCCGCGCTCCCGATGGCCACCGAGGTCGTCCTGTTGCGAGGAGCGCAGGAGGCGCTGAGCAACATCCGCAAGCACTCCCGCGCCACCTCGGCCGCGCTCCGTCTGTCCACTATGGATGGACGGGTCCACCTCGCCGTGACCGACGACGGCGCCGGATTCGACCCCGCGGCGCCCACCGGCGGCTTCGGCCTGTCGGGGATGCGGGCGCGCACCGATCAGGTCGGTGGCATCGTGAGACTGACAAGCCGACCCGGTGCGGGGACGAAGCTGGAACTGGAGGTGCCCGCGTGA
- a CDS encoding ABC transporter permease — translation MSTLTLPGTFSLGLVRGAAEIKQFFRIREQVIFTFAFPSLLMILLGSMLNSSMPGMAITTGQVLAAGMIGSGIVSTSFTSIGINLASDRELGALKRLRGTPMPAASYFVGKIILVGFTSIAQVVLMSIVGSLLFDLELPTDPAKLLTALWVFLLGITGCTLLGIALGSVTRTVSGAVAVTNLIYLALQFISGVFVTPITTLPKVMVDIASFFPVKWICQGFRSVFLPAEAATQEMAGTWELPMVALVLTAWCAAGLLLAKLTFRWSNEGR, via the coding sequence ATGAGCACGCTGACCCTCCCGGGCACCTTCTCGCTCGGTCTCGTCCGGGGTGCCGCGGAGATCAAACAGTTCTTTCGCATCCGGGAGCAGGTGATCTTCACCTTCGCGTTTCCGTCGCTGCTGATGATCCTGCTCGGCTCGATGCTGAACTCCTCGATGCCCGGCATGGCGATCACCACCGGCCAGGTGCTGGCCGCGGGCATGATCGGCTCCGGCATCGTCTCGACGTCCTTCACCAGCATCGGGATCAACCTCGCGTCCGATCGCGAGCTCGGGGCGCTGAAACGGCTGCGTGGCACGCCGATGCCCGCGGCGTCCTACTTCGTCGGCAAGATCATCCTGGTCGGCTTCACCAGCATCGCGCAGGTAGTGCTGATGTCGATCGTGGGCAGCCTGCTCTTCGATCTGGAACTGCCGACCGATCCGGCGAAACTGCTGACCGCGCTGTGGGTCTTCCTCCTCGGCATCACCGGTTGCACGCTGCTGGGGATCGCACTCGGCTCGGTCACCCGGACGGTCAGCGGCGCGGTCGCGGTGACCAACCTGATCTACCTCGCGCTGCAGTTCATCTCCGGGGTGTTCGTCACGCCGATCACCACTCTGCCGAAGGTTATGGTCGACATCGCTTCGTTCTTCCCGGTGAAGTGGATCTGCCAGGGCTTCCGCTCGGTGTTCCTGCCGGCCGAGGCCGCGACACAGGAGATGGCGGGAACATGGGAACTTCCGATGGTGGCACTGGTGCTGACGGCGTGGTGCGCCGCGGGGCTGCTGCTGGCGAAGCTGACGTTCCGCTGGTCGAACGAGGGCAGGTGA